A section of the Ovis canadensis isolate MfBH-ARS-UI-01 breed Bighorn chromosome 1, ARS-UI_OviCan_v2, whole genome shotgun sequence genome encodes:
- the OR6K6 gene encoding LOW QUALITY PROTEIN: olfactory receptor 6K6 (The sequence of the model RefSeq protein was modified relative to this genomic sequence to represent the inferred CDS: inserted 1 base in 1 codon): MTGENQTRVSEFLFSMFPHLHEGGLLSFILLLLIYGFIITGNLMIFIVTQLDVALHTPXYFFIRVLSFLEIWYTTTTIPKMLSCLVSEQKTIPLAGCLLQMYFFHSLGITEGCVLTAMAIDRYIAICNPLHYPTIMTSKLCIHLTAGSCLCGFLLVLPEIAWIGTLPFCGSNQIQQIFCDFTPVLSLACTDTSLVVIVDAIHAVEILASFLVIALSYLRIIVVILQMPSAEGRHKAFSTCAAHLAVFLLFFVSVAVMYLRFSATYSVFWDTAIADTFVILAPFLNPIIYSLRNKDMKDAIGRLFGYQKRAGGIER, translated from the exons ATGACCGGTGAGAACCAGACAAGGGTGTCTGAGTTCCTCTTCTCTATGTTCCCACATTTACATGAAGGTGGCCTCTTGTCCTTTATTCTCTTGCTTCTCATCTATGGATTTATCATAACTGGAAACCTAATGATATTCATTGTCACCCAGCTGGATGTGGCCTTGCACACTC TATATTTCTTCATCCGTGTCCTCTCTTTCCTGGAGATCTGGTATACCACGACCACCATCCCCAAGATGCTCTCCTGCCTAGTCAGTGAGCAGAAGACCATCCCTCTTGCTGGCTGCCTTCTGCAGATGTACTTCTTCCACTCACTTGGCATCACAGAAGGTTGTGTCCTCACAGCAATGGCCATCGACAGGTACATAGCTATCTGCAACCCCCTCCATTACCCAACCATTATGACTTCCAAACTCTGTATCCATCTGACAGCTGGATCCTGCCTCTGTGGCTTCCTCCTGGTGCTCCCTGAAATTGCATGGATTGGCACCCTGCCTTTCTGTGGCTCCAATCAGATCCAGCAGATCTTCTGTGACTTCACCCCTGTGCTGAGTTTGGCCTGCACAGATacatccctggtggtcattgTGGATGCCATCCATGCAGTGGAGATCCTGGCCTCCTTCCTGGTCATCGCCCTATCCTACCTCCGGATCATTGTGGTGATTCTGCAAATGCCCTCGGCTGAAGGCCGCCACAAAGCTTTCTCTACCTGTGCTGCCCACCTTGCTGTGTTCTTGCTGTTTTTTGTCAGTGTGGCTGTCATGTACTTGCGATTCTCAGCCACCTACTCTGTGTTTTGGGACACAGCAATTGCTGACACTTTTGTTATCCTCGCTCCCTTCCTCAACCCCATTATCTATAGCCTGAGAAATAAGGACATGAAAGATGCAATTGGGAGGCTCTTTGGCTATCAGAAGAGGGCTGGTGGGATTGAGAGATAG
- the OR6N1 gene encoding olfactory receptor 6N1, whose product MKPGNWSQVTEFIILGFPLLQGVQAFLFLLLFLIYLTTILGNLLIFLVVFLDSRLHTPMYLFVSILSLLELGYTAATIPKMLSNLLSEKKTISFSGCLLQIYFFHSLGATECYLLTAMAYDRYLAICQPLHYPIRMTPALCVKIAVGCWLGGLAGPVAEISLVSHLPFCGPNRIQHIFCDFPPVLSLACTDTSINVLVDFVINSCKILATFLLILSSYVQITCTVLSIPSAAGKRKAFSTCASHLTVVLIFYGSILFMYVRLKKSYSLDYDRALAVVYSVLTPFLNPFIYSLRNKEIKEAVRRQLKRMGILK is encoded by the coding sequence ATGAAGCCTGGGAATTGGAGCCAGGTAACAGAGTTCATCATCTTGGGCTTTCCCCTTCTTCAGGGTGTTcaggcttttctcttcctcttgttATTCCTAATCTACCTCACTACCATCCTGGGAAACCTGCTGATATTCTTGGTGGTCTTCCTGGACTCCCGGCTCCACACACCCATGTACCTCTTTGTCAGCATCCTCTCCTTACTGGAGCTTGGCTACACAGCTGCCACCATCCCCAAGATGCTGTCGAACTTGCTCAGTGAAAAGAagaccatttctttctctggatgCCTTCTGCAAATCTACTTCTTCCACTCTCTTGGAGCTACTGAATGCTATCTTCTCACAGCTATGGCTTATGACAGATACTTAGCCATCTGTCAGCCCCTGCACTACCCTATTCGCATGACCCCAGCGCTCTGTGTCAAGATTGCTGTTGGTTGTTGGTTGGGAGGATTGGCTGGGCCAGTGGCTGAAATTTCCTTGGTCTCTCACCTCCCTTTTTGTGGTCCCAATCGTATTCAGCACATCTTTTGTGATTTCCCCCCTGTTCTGAGCTTGGCTTGTACTGACACATCAATCAATGTCCTAGTGGACTTTGTTATCAATTCTTGCAAGATCCTGGCCACCTTTCTGTTAATCCTCAGCTCCTATGTGCAGATCACCTGCACAGTGCTCAGCATTCCTTCAGCTGCAGGCAAGAGGAAGGCCTTCTCCACATGTGCCTCCCACCTCACTGTGGTCCTCATCTTCTACGGGAGCATCCTCTTCATGTATGTGCGGCTGAAGAAGAGCTACTCCCTGGACTATGACAGGGCCCTGGCTGTGGTCTACTCGGTGCTCACACCCTTCCTCAACCCCTTTATCTATAGCTTGCGCAACAAGGAGATCAAGGAGGCTGTGAGAAGGCAGTTAAAGAGGATGGGGATACTGAAGTGA